From Desulfuromonas soudanensis, the proteins below share one genomic window:
- a CDS encoding aspartate:alanine exchanger family transporter — MTLLHNQIFLLLLIIVIGELLGKVRLWGVSLGPSAIIFVALAFGHFGVTLPSGIQVIGLAMFIYAVGLQAGPGFVSSFRSHGLAMALTVIAMAATGTLVTFACCKLFGFDAGTGAGLLSGAMTSTPSLAAAVEIVGHDRAPAAYGVTYGFGVIGVALFIKFLPRLLRINLEAEEKKLGDELSSVNPPITFRHVEVTNPNLFGKRVDAIFLKQIAAVTITRLLRCGADEPVLVGADTVLQEGDRLRVVGRDADLDKLELFIGRPVTGEIAFDRILTKKSIVVSKRRFVGTTIGYFNFRETFNVQIARITRSGIDLVPDANTRLYLGDVLHFVGDERALRNIARMLGNDVRATYDISLLPILVGLLFGFLLGGLTLPLPLVGPLNLGTTGGTLLAGLLLGALYQTGPLIWDVPLAGNRLIRDLGLALFMAAVGTSAGTTFIPTLQERGMALLFSGVLVTLLPVAVGAALGLWLLRVRFLRLLGVLVGGMTSASGLAAAGTLSASTYAPAAYATVYPVALIGKILAVKALLLLLPPP, encoded by the coding sequence GTGACCCTGCTGCACAACCAGATTTTTCTTCTGCTCCTCATTATCGTTATCGGCGAATTGCTCGGCAAGGTCCGCCTCTGGGGGGTCTCTCTCGGTCCTTCGGCGATCATCTTTGTCGCCCTGGCCTTCGGCCATTTCGGCGTCACGCTCCCCTCCGGCATCCAGGTCATCGGTCTGGCGATGTTCATCTATGCCGTGGGGCTGCAGGCCGGGCCCGGTTTCGTCAGCTCCTTCCGCAGTCACGGCCTGGCCATGGCCCTGACCGTCATCGCCATGGCGGCAACCGGCACCCTGGTGACTTTTGCCTGCTGCAAACTCTTCGGCTTCGACGCCGGCACCGGCGCCGGACTCCTCTCCGGGGCCATGACCAGTACCCCGTCGCTGGCTGCGGCGGTGGAGATCGTCGGCCACGACCGGGCACCGGCCGCTTATGGTGTGACTTACGGCTTCGGCGTCATCGGCGTCGCCCTGTTCATCAAGTTCCTGCCGCGCCTGTTGCGCATCAACCTGGAGGCCGAAGAAAAGAAGCTCGGCGATGAACTCAGCAGTGTCAATCCGCCGATCACCTTCCGCCATGTGGAAGTGACCAACCCGAACCTTTTCGGCAAGCGGGTCGATGCCATCTTCCTCAAGCAAATCGCCGCGGTGACCATCACCCGGCTTCTCCGCTGTGGTGCCGACGAGCCGGTTCTGGTCGGTGCCGATACGGTGCTGCAGGAGGGAGACCGCTTGCGGGTCGTCGGCCGCGATGCCGACCTGGACAAACTCGAACTCTTTATCGGCCGCCCGGTGACGGGGGAGATCGCCTTCGACCGGATCCTGACCAAAAAGAGCATCGTCGTCTCCAAACGCCGTTTCGTCGGCACCACCATCGGCTATTTCAACTTTCGCGAAACCTTCAACGTCCAGATTGCCCGCATCACCCGCAGCGGCATCGACCTCGTCCCGGACGCCAACACCCGCCTGTATCTCGGCGATGTGCTCCATTTCGTCGGCGATGAGCGGGCTCTGCGTAACATCGCGCGGATGCTCGGCAACGACGTCAGGGCGACCTACGACATCAGCCTGCTGCCGATCCTCGTCGGCCTTCTCTTCGGATTCCTCCTCGGCGGCCTGACGCTGCCGCTGCCGCTGGTCGGCCCCTTGAATCTCGGCACCACCGGCGGCACCCTGTTGGCCGGGCTTCTCCTCGGCGCCCTCTACCAGACCGGGCCGCTGATCTGGGACGTCCCTCTGGCCGGCAACCGTCTGATCCGCGATCTCGGGCTGGCCCTCTTCATGGCCGCCGTCGGCACCTCGGCCGGAACTACCTTTATCCCGACGCTGCAGGAGCGGGGGATGGCTCTTCTTTTCTCCGGGGTTCTGGTGACCCTGCTGCCGGTCGCCGTCGGCGCCGCCCTCGGCCTGTGGCTGCTGCGGGTGCGCTTCCTGCGCCTCCTCGGCGTCCTCGTCGGCGGCATGACCAGCGCCTCGGGGCTGGCGGCCGCCGGGACCCTCTCGGCCTCGACCTACGCCCCGGCCGCCTATGCCACTGTCTACCCCGTCGCCCTGATCGGCAAAATCCTGGCGGTCAAAGCCCTGTTGCTCCTCCTCCCGCCCCCCTGA
- a CDS encoding YIP1 family protein — protein sequence MNIFTDRMMRAAKLDVHLYEEVEADKDSLKQAMGVVVLSSVAAGVGSVGSVGLGGILIGTLASLAGWYIWAWLTYFIGTKFLAEPQTEADLGQLLRTTGFSSSPGLIRILGIIPGLGTIVFALASIWMLVAMVIAVRQALDYTSTFRAVGVCAIGWIIQTLILLLLFSLLGGPQAL from the coding sequence ATGAACATTTTTACGGATCGGATGATGCGCGCGGCGAAACTCGATGTCCATCTCTATGAAGAGGTGGAAGCCGACAAGGACAGTCTGAAACAGGCCATGGGGGTCGTCGTCCTTTCCAGCGTGGCCGCCGGGGTGGGGAGCGTCGGTAGCGTCGGGTTGGGAGGAATATTGATTGGGACCCTCGCCTCCCTGGCCGGGTGGTATATCTGGGCCTGGCTCACCTACTTCATCGGCACGAAATTCCTCGCCGAGCCGCAAACCGAGGCCGATCTCGGCCAACTGCTGCGCACCACCGGCTTTTCCAGCTCGCCCGGCTTGATTCGGATATTGGGGATCATCCCGGGACTGGGGACGATCGTCTTTGCCCTGGCGTCCATCTGGATGCTGGTGGCCATGGTGATCGCAGTCCGGCAGGCCCTCGATTACACCAGCACCTTCCGGGCCGTGGGCGTTTGCGCTATCGGCTGGATCATTCAGACCCTCATCCTGCTGCTTTTGTTCTCACTTCTCGGCGGTCCCCAGGCCCTCTGA
- a CDS encoding AsmA family protein: MSKALKITLIAAGVFLGGLLLLAIFLLFVDLEAFKPRLEAAASSALGMEVSVGGRLGGGLSPGLHLTLKDVQIRNRGTDVILAEEARLGIDFFPLLRKEVRIGKIVLKNPRISIERDQEGQFNFEKTAEAREPLPAMNLAQVTVEDGTLRYADKRSGEEFEAGDCNLSLHPLRLSEGSLPGLMKNLSFSGKLSCGEIRKKDFTVADLKISAEGKNGVIDLDPVTMRVFGSQGTGRIQADYSGGVPAYDVHYSLPHFDIGGILNTLSPQKAAEGSMDFSANLSMQGRTLKEMKPTVQGEFSLRGKNLILHGTDLDEAFSRFESSQSFNLVDVGAFFLAGPVGLAVTKGYNFAGILQGSEGKSEIRTLVSDWKVEGGLAQAQDVAMATEKNRIALQGRLDFINERFDDVTVAVIDAQGCPRVRQTIHGTFENPVVEKPNFLKTLTGPALNLLEMGRDLFPGGECEVFYSGAVAAPE, encoded by the coding sequence ATGTCAAAAGCATTAAAAATTACGCTCATCGCTGCCGGGGTCTTTCTCGGAGGACTCCTCCTTCTGGCGATATTCCTCCTTTTTGTGGACCTCGAAGCCTTCAAGCCCCGGCTGGAAGCGGCGGCATCGTCAGCCCTGGGGATGGAGGTCAGCGTCGGCGGCCGGCTGGGGGGCGGCTTATCCCCGGGACTGCACCTCACCCTGAAGGACGTGCAGATCCGCAATCGGGGGACGGACGTCATTCTGGCCGAAGAGGCCAGACTGGGCATCGATTTTTTCCCCCTCCTCCGAAAGGAGGTGCGGATCGGGAAAATCGTACTTAAAAACCCCAGGATCTCCATCGAGCGGGACCAGGAGGGTCAGTTCAACTTCGAAAAAACGGCTGAAGCCCGGGAACCGCTCCCGGCCATGAACCTGGCGCAAGTGACCGTAGAGGACGGGACGCTCCGCTACGCAGACAAGCGATCCGGGGAAGAATTCGAAGCCGGGGATTGCAACCTCAGCCTTCACCCTCTGCGGCTGTCGGAAGGGAGCCTTCCGGGCCTGATGAAAAACCTTTCCTTTTCCGGAAAACTCTCCTGCGGGGAAATCCGGAAAAAGGACTTCACTGTGGCCGATTTAAAGATTTCCGCCGAGGGGAAAAACGGAGTCATCGACCTTGACCCGGTCACCATGCGTGTCTTCGGTTCCCAGGGAACAGGGCGTATTCAGGCGGACTATTCGGGGGGAGTCCCAGCTTATGACGTCCATTACTCTCTTCCGCACTTCGATATCGGGGGAATTCTCAATACCCTGTCGCCGCAGAAGGCAGCCGAAGGATCGATGGATTTCTCCGCGAACCTGTCGATGCAGGGGAGGACCCTGAAGGAGATGAAACCGACCGTGCAGGGGGAGTTTTCCCTGCGGGGGAAGAATCTCATCCTCCATGGCACGGATCTCGATGAGGCGTTTTCCCGGTTCGAGTCAAGCCAGAGCTTCAATCTCGTGGACGTGGGTGCCTTTTTTCTTGCCGGGCCGGTGGGTCTGGCGGTCACCAAAGGGTACAACTTTGCCGGCATCCTTCAAGGATCGGAGGGTAAAAGCGAGATCCGGACGCTCGTCTCCGACTGGAAGGTCGAAGGTGGCTTGGCGCAGGCCCAAGACGTGGCCATGGCGACGGAGAAAAATCGCATCGCCCTCCAGGGTCGGCTCGATTTTATCAATGAGCGGTTTGATGACGTGACCGTCGCGGTAATCGACGCTCAGGGATGCCCCAGGGTGCGGCAAACAATCCACGGCACCTTTGAGAATCCGGTGGTGGAGAAGCCGAATTTTCTCAAGACCCTCACCGGACCGGCCCTGAATCTGCTCGAGATGGGAAGAGACCTCTTTCCCGGCGGAGAGTGCGAAGTGTTCTACTCCGGAGCGGTGGCCGCGCCGGAATGA
- the thiE gene encoding thiamine phosphate synthase has protein sequence MKDFNLDLHLVTDRGLSCGRLLLEIVRAAVAGGISVVQLREKDCSTRDFLDLGRAVAAELKGRSVPLLINDRVDIALAIGADGVHLGQSDMPYPMARMLLGPAALIGLSVESVADALAAESLDVAYLGISPVYSTATKTDLKEPLGLAGIRDIRAISRHRLVAIGGIHAGNTRDILDAGAHGVAVVSAICSAGDPGQAAREIRRQISAAREGKRSHSGAATAPE, from the coding sequence ATGAAGGATTTCAACCTGGATCTGCATCTGGTCACCGACCGGGGTCTCTCCTGCGGTCGACTTCTCCTGGAGATCGTCCGCGCCGCCGTCGCCGGAGGCATCAGTGTCGTTCAGTTGCGGGAGAAAGACTGCTCCACCCGGGATTTCCTCGACCTGGGGCGAGCTGTCGCTGCCGAATTGAAGGGACGCTCCGTGCCGCTCCTTATCAACGACCGGGTCGATATCGCCCTGGCCATCGGCGCCGACGGCGTCCATCTCGGGCAGAGCGACATGCCATACCCCATGGCCAGAATGCTCCTCGGGCCGGCGGCGCTTATCGGCCTGTCCGTTGAATCGGTGGCCGACGCCCTGGCGGCGGAGAGCCTGGATGTCGCCTACCTGGGGATCAGCCCGGTCTATTCAACGGCGACCAAAACGGATCTGAAAGAGCCGCTGGGATTGGCCGGGATCCGGGACATCCGGGCGATCTCCCGCCATCGGCTGGTGGCTATCGGCGGCATCCATGCGGGGAATACCCGAGACATTCTGGACGCCGGTGCTCATGGGGTGGCCGTGGTTTCGGCGATCTGCTCGGCCGGCGATCCGGGGCAGGCCGCCCGTGAAATCCGCCGGCAGATCAGTGCCGCCAGAGAAGGTAAAAGGAGTCATTCCGGCGCGGCCACCGCTCCGGAGTAG
- the thiM gene encoding hydroxyethylthiazole kinase: protein MTRKTIWSDLQKLRETAPLVHNITNFVVMNTTANALLAIGASPVMAHAPEEVEAMVGIASSLVINIGTLSRDWIQAMELAMRAAAKKGIPIIFDPVGAGATAYRTETCLNLLRKTAPSVIRGNASEIMALVDSRIQTRGVDSSAAASTAESAAEALCHAYGCVVVVSGETDLVTDGAEKKYVRNGHAMMPKVTGLGCTATALVGAFAAINRDMLAAATHAMAVMGICGEIAAETSAGPASLQVNLIDCFFNLNGEQISRYLR from the coding sequence ATGACGAGGAAAACGATCTGGAGTGATTTGCAGAAACTGCGGGAAACGGCTCCCCTGGTGCATAACATCACCAACTTTGTGGTGATGAACACTACCGCCAATGCTCTGCTGGCCATCGGCGCCTCACCGGTAATGGCGCACGCTCCCGAAGAAGTCGAGGCCATGGTCGGCATCGCCTCTTCTCTGGTGATCAATATCGGCACTCTCAGCCGGGACTGGATTCAGGCGATGGAGCTGGCCATGCGGGCGGCGGCGAAAAAGGGGATTCCCATCATTTTCGATCCGGTGGGCGCCGGAGCAACGGCCTACCGCACCGAAACCTGTCTGAATCTGCTGCGAAAAACGGCGCCCTCGGTGATCCGGGGGAATGCTTCGGAAATCATGGCTCTGGTCGATTCCCGAATACAGACCCGGGGGGTCGACAGTTCGGCGGCGGCAAGTACGGCCGAATCCGCCGCGGAGGCCCTGTGCCATGCGTATGGGTGCGTGGTGGTGGTCAGCGGGGAAACGGATCTGGTGACGGACGGAGCCGAAAAAAAATACGTCAGAAACGGCCATGCGATGATGCCGAAAGTGACCGGCCTCGGCTGTACGGCTACGGCGTTGGTCGGTGCTTTTGCCGCAATCAACAGGGATATGTTGGCCGCGGCAACCCACGCCATGGCGGTCATGGGGATCTGCGGAGAGATCGCAGCGGAAACGTCCGCCGGGCCGGCTTCGCTGCAGGTGAATCTGATCGATTGCTTTTTCAATCTCAATGGCGAGCAGATATCCCGGTATCTCCGGTAG
- a CDS encoding RNA methyltransferase codes for MKESVVNIGLINPKSPTNVGSVMRAAGCFKADSVFYTGKRYVRAAQYNTDTQHASRSVSLIGVDSLLEDVPADMKIICVELVEGAVPLTEFQHPDKAYYIFGPEDGTIQQELLDKSDSVIYVPTIGCLNLAATVNVVLYDRLAKSNSNIANDELIRQSRDVNNNRKVKKG; via the coding sequence ATGAAAGAATCAGTAGTCAACATTGGCTTGATCAACCCCAAAAGTCCGACAAACGTCGGTTCGGTGATGCGTGCTGCCGGCTGTTTTAAAGCCGACTCCGTTTTTTATACGGGGAAACGCTATGTCCGGGCGGCCCAGTACAATACGGACACCCAGCATGCCAGCCGGAGCGTTTCCCTGATCGGCGTCGACTCTCTGCTGGAAGACGTCCCGGCAGATATGAAAATAATCTGTGTCGAATTGGTCGAGGGGGCCGTTCCCTTGACCGAATTCCAGCATCCGGACAAGGCCTATTATATTTTCGGACCGGAAGACGGCACGATTCAACAGGAACTCCTGGACAAATCCGATTCGGTGATCTATGTGCCCACCATCGGGTGCCTGAATCTGGCGGCGACGGTCAATGTCGTTCTTTACGACCGCCTGGCCAAATCAAATTCAAACATCGCCAACGATGAACTGATTCGTCAAAGTCGGGACGTCAATAACAATAGAAAAGTCAAAAAGGGATAA
- a CDS encoding CsbD family protein has translation MKTKNSTQDQVEGQFHEVKGKVKEIAGQLTDNPKLEAEGVGEKVAGKVQKKIGEIKKVLGK, from the coding sequence ATGAAAACCAAAAACAGTACGCAGGATCAGGTCGAAGGCCAATTTCACGAGGTGAAGGGCAAGGTCAAGGAAATCGCCGGACAATTGACCGACAATCCTAAATTGGAAGCTGAGGGTGTCGGTGAAAAGGTCGCCGGAAAGGTGCAGAAAAAGATCGGCGAGATCAAAAAGGTCCTGGGGAAGTAG
- a CDS encoding outer membrane beta-barrel protein, whose translation MKSTRFLVLIIALALVSLSATAFAALDSDSYIALKGGVYSPSDSYELDNFNAGETTHLDSKTGFAGEVVIGHYFLPVLAVELGAGYFESKGSPAAAPGEAKLKVVPVVATGKVFLPLGPFEPYGLFGIGAYISDLELDGNTDNFSGSTEITYGLHAGAGFNINLSNDFFVGFEGKYLWAEPSFGGDHIKLNGFVSTAMIGTKF comes from the coding sequence ATGAAAAGTACAAGATTTCTGGTCTTGATTATCGCACTTGCTCTGGTCAGTCTCTCAGCCACGGCCTTTGCGGCGTTGGACTCGGACAGCTATATCGCCCTCAAGGGCGGGGTCTACTCCCCCAGCGACTCCTACGAGCTTGATAACTTCAACGCCGGCGAAACGACCCACCTGGACAGCAAAACCGGGTTTGCCGGAGAGGTCGTTATCGGGCACTACTTTTTGCCCGTCCTGGCGGTGGAATTGGGTGCCGGTTACTTTGAGAGCAAGGGTTCCCCGGCGGCAGCACCCGGAGAAGCGAAGCTTAAAGTCGTCCCGGTGGTCGCCACAGGGAAGGTCTTTCTCCCCCTCGGCCCCTTCGAGCCCTACGGACTCTTCGGCATTGGCGCCTACATTTCCGATCTGGAGCTGGATGGCAATACCGATAACTTCAGCGGTTCCACCGAGATCACCTATGGATTGCATGCCGGTGCCGGATTCAACATCAATCTGTCCAACGACTTTTTCGTCGGTTTTGAAGGGAAATACCTTTGGGCCGAACCTTCCTTCGGAGGGGACCATATCAAGCTGAACGGATTTGTCTCGACCGCCATGATCGGGACCAAGTTCTGA
- a CDS encoding zinc ABC transporter substrate-binding protein — protein sequence MKKTPLIVLFLLLLAAPGISAWAEAPRVVVSLKPLHALVAGVMAGVGEPQLLIQGGGSPHGYTLRPSEARMLSEAQLVVWVGPGLETFLGKSLSTLAGKARLLELSRELKAEMLPVREGGFWETHPSEDEHGPGVAGGPGHDLHGERNQHLWLDPLLAKRIVARTTSALTDIDPVHAKEYQQNAARLQTRLDTLHAELKARLAPVKSIPYIVFHDAYQYFEAAYGLSAVGSVTLSVDRKPGARRIEEIREKIRELNARCVFSEPQFEPRLVATVIEGTGARTGILDPLGAALPSGEESYFQLMNDLADNLLAGLQ from the coding sequence ATGAAAAAAACCCCCCTGATCGTTTTGTTTTTGCTCCTGTTGGCCGCTCCCGGAATTTCCGCCTGGGCCGAAGCCCCCAGGGTGGTGGTGAGTCTCAAGCCGCTGCACGCCCTGGTCGCCGGGGTGATGGCCGGGGTCGGGGAGCCGCAACTGCTGATCCAGGGGGGCGGATCGCCCCACGGCTATACCCTGCGCCCCTCGGAGGCGCGGATGCTCTCCGAGGCGCAGCTCGTCGTCTGGGTCGGCCCCGGGCTCGAAACTTTTCTGGGAAAATCCCTCTCCACCCTGGCGGGCAAGGCCCGACTGCTCGAATTGTCCCGGGAGCTCAAAGCAGAGATGCTGCCGGTGCGGGAAGGGGGGTTCTGGGAGACTCATCCTTCGGAGGACGAGCACGGTCCCGGAGTTGCCGGAGGGCCGGGGCATGACCTGCATGGGGAACGCAATCAGCACCTCTGGCTCGACCCGCTGCTGGCCAAACGGATCGTCGCCAGAACCACCTCTGCCTTGACGGATATCGACCCGGTTCACGCAAAAGAGTATCAGCAGAACGCCGCCCGGCTGCAGACGCGTCTCGATACCCTGCATGCCGAATTGAAAGCCCGCCTGGCTCCGGTCAAAAGTATCCCCTATATCGTCTTTCACGATGCCTACCAATATTTCGAAGCCGCCTACGGGCTCAGTGCCGTCGGATCCGTCACCCTCTCCGTGGATCGCAAGCCGGGCGCCCGGCGGATCGAGGAGATCCGGGAAAAAATAAGGGAGCTCAACGCCCGCTGCGTCTTCAGCGAGCCGCAGTTCGAGCCGCGACTGGTGGCGACGGTGATCGAAGGAACGGGCGCCCGCACAGGGATTCTCGACCCTCTCGGCGCCGCCTTGCCGAGCGGCGAGGAGTCCTACTTTCAACTGATGAACGACCTGGCCGACAATCTTCTGGCGGGGCTGCAATGA
- a CDS encoding Fur family transcriptional regulator produces the protein MSPLPASPFHGKNHNHQKCIAEALATAEALCQAQGQRFTAIRRRVFEIVVQQHKPIGAYEVLESLQQEGRTAPPTVYRALDFLQQMGLVHRIASLNAYVGCAHPGQPHDGQFLICEGCKTLAELQVAEISGAIEQGALASGFKPHRHTVEILGLCPGCRNRSTP, from the coding sequence ATGTCGCCGCTCCCCGCGTCCCCCTTTCACGGCAAGAATCACAATCATCAGAAGTGCATCGCCGAGGCCCTGGCCACGGCCGAGGCCCTCTGCCAGGCGCAGGGGCAGCGCTTTACCGCCATCCGCCGCCGGGTTTTCGAGATCGTCGTGCAGCAGCACAAACCGATCGGCGCCTACGAGGTCCTGGAATCGCTCCAGCAGGAAGGAAGAACCGCGCCGCCGACGGTCTACCGGGCCCTCGATTTTTTACAGCAGATGGGGCTGGTGCACCGCATCGCCTCCCTCAACGCCTACGTCGGCTGCGCCCATCCGGGGCAACCGCACGACGGCCAGTTCCTCATTTGCGAAGGGTGTAAAACCCTGGCCGAACTCCAGGTCGCGGAAATTTCCGGCGCCATCGAACAGGGGGCCCTCGCCTCGGGCTTCAAGCCTCACCGGCACACCGTGGAGATCCTGGGGCTCTGCCCCGGCTGCCGCAACCGGAGCACGCCGTGA
- a CDS encoding ATP-binding cassette domain-containing protein, with protein MSAGETLLELSAVDLVLGRRHLLERVDLQVRRAEIVTLIGPNGAGKTTLLRIALGLLPQTSGKVYRQSGITVGYMPQRLQIDPTFPLQVKRFLAMAGGEPERARSLLEQVGAPHVYESPLQNISGGEMQRVLLARALIRNPDLLVLDEPVQGVDVRGQVELYRLISAIRLEQGCAVLMVSHDLHLVMAATDRVLCLNRHICCSGTPEVVTLDPAYLELFGHLAVYTHDPSHNHSQHQDSSGGADVK; from the coding sequence GTGAGCGCCGGCGAAACGCTGCTCGAACTCAGCGCCGTCGACCTGGTCCTCGGCCGGCGCCACCTGCTGGAGCGGGTCGATCTGCAGGTCCGACGGGCGGAAATCGTTACCCTCATCGGCCCCAACGGCGCCGGCAAGACCACGCTCCTGCGGATCGCCCTGGGGCTGCTGCCGCAGACTTCGGGAAAGGTCTATCGCCAGAGCGGCATCACCGTCGGCTACATGCCGCAGCGCCTGCAGATCGATCCGACCTTCCCCTTGCAGGTCAAACGCTTTTTGGCCATGGCCGGAGGGGAGCCCGAGAGGGCCCGCTCCCTGCTGGAGCAGGTCGGTGCCCCCCATGTCTATGAATCGCCGCTGCAGAATATCTCCGGCGGCGAAATGCAGAGGGTGCTGCTGGCCCGGGCCCTCATCCGCAACCCCGACCTGCTGGTTCTCGATGAACCGGTCCAGGGGGTCGACGTGCGGGGACAGGTGGAGCTGTACCGGCTGATCAGCGCCATCCGGCTCGAACAGGGGTGCGCGGTGCTGATGGTCTCCCACGACCTGCACCTGGTGATGGCGGCCACCGACCGCGTCCTCTGCCTCAATCGCCACATCTGCTGCAGCGGGACCCCCGAAGTCGTCACTCTCGACCCGGCCTACCTGGAGCTCTTCGGCCACCTGGCCGTCTATACCCACGACCCGAGCCACAATCACAGCCAGCACCAGGACAGTTCGGGAGGGGCCGATGTTAAGTGA
- the znuB gene encoding zinc ABC transporter permease subunit ZnuB: MLSDFLLRALLGGLGVALVAGPFGSFVVWRRLAYFGDTLAHSALLGVALGFLLRINLTLGILVVCQLLALLLYFGQRQKQLASDTLLGIFSHGALSLGLVTLAFMPQVRVDLFSYLFGDILSIGSADLAWIFGGGGLALGGLLWLWKPLLAITVHEDLARVEGVAVDRVNWIFLALIALLVAVMMKVVGLLLVTSLLIIPAATARRFAANPERMAILASLIGCLAVIGGLYGSYTWDTPAGPSIVVAACLVFLLSFLMPQRPAAGAQDGGGRQ, translated from the coding sequence ATGTTAAGTGACTTCCTCCTCCGCGCCCTCCTCGGCGGTCTCGGCGTCGCGTTGGTCGCCGGACCCTTCGGCTCCTTCGTCGTCTGGCGGCGCCTCGCCTATTTCGGCGACACCCTGGCCCATTCGGCCCTCCTCGGGGTCGCCCTCGGTTTCCTGCTCCGCATCAATCTCACACTGGGGATTCTGGTCGTCTGCCAGTTGTTGGCGCTCCTCCTCTATTTCGGCCAGCGACAAAAACAGCTGGCCAGCGACACGCTCCTGGGGATCTTCTCCCACGGCGCCCTTTCCCTGGGGCTGGTCACCCTGGCCTTCATGCCGCAGGTCCGGGTCGACCTCTTTTCCTACCTCTTCGGGGACATCCTTTCCATCGGTTCCGCCGACCTGGCCTGGATTTTCGGCGGCGGCGGCCTGGCCCTGGGAGGACTCCTCTGGCTCTGGAAACCGCTCCTGGCGATCACGGTTCATGAGGATCTGGCCCGCGTCGAGGGGGTGGCGGTGGATCGCGTCAACTGGATCTTTCTCGCCCTGATTGCCCTGCTGGTAGCCGTGATGATGAAGGTCGTCGGTCTGCTGCTGGTGACTTCTCTTCTCATCATCCCGGCGGCCACGGCGCGACGCTTTGCCGCGAATCCGGAGCGGATGGCGATTCTCGCCAGCCTGATCGGCTGCCTCGCCGTGATCGGCGGACTTTACGGCTCCTATACCTGGGACACCCCGGCGGGACCGTCCATCGTCGTCGCCGCCTGCCTGGTCTTTCTCCTGAGCTTTCTGATGCCGCAGCGTCCGGCTGCCGGCGCACAGGATGGAGGGGGCAGGCAATGA